The Gouania willdenowi chromosome 3, fGouWil2.1, whole genome shotgun sequence genome includes the window GTAATTCTCATGCCCATAAAAAACGATCTAACACCCATTTGGTGTAATAGCTGTACAAGGTAACTGACAAATGATGAGAGACTGGTGTGATCAGAGAACAGTGTGGCAATCGGCTAAAGAGAGGAGGGCTTGGCAGGGGAATTTAAAAGAGGGGGTGGAGTGAGAGAGGtacagaggaggaggaaaacgAGGGAAATGTTGAACAGAATTGTAAGGGAAAGGGTAAAGATTGTCTATTCACTTGAAAACAAGAAGCTGAGAGAGAAGACTCAACAAGAGGTAAGATCAGCACATATTACCGTGGTGTAAGTTCTTCTTTTACGCATGGAGGAGAAGATAAAAAAGAGCAGAATATTCATAACCACATGGAAGTGACTggtttaaaaacatgaacaactGAACCTTTTTCTCACAACTTTAAGGTCAAATTTGTTATTTGGGAGTATTTGAACATAATCCAAGTATTTCACTTTAAGATTGTTGCTTTTTGTTTCTCTGAGTTCTTATAAGTACATGTTAAAAGTTTTCCCTTACCTTTAAGTATACAGTCGAATtcctaaaatgcatttttttaattatatatatatatatatatatatatatatatatatatatatatatatatatattttaaagatcAATGattattgtaatgttttttgttctgtattttttactGTATAATGTAAACCTTGTGTGCGCGGGTGTTTGGATTATGTTCCTCGTGTTTCAAAAGTAATGGGACAAGCATTCCCCTGATGAATGGTGATAGCAAACACAGATGTGTCTGAGCAAGATGCTcaatccagtgtgtgtgtgtgtgtgagagagagagagagagagagagagagagagagagagagagacagagagagagagatactaAAACCTCAAAGACCAAAGTATGGATTGCCTTGGCTTTTTCTTACTAAAAGAAGAAGTTTCTTAGCATCTTTTTTAGGTTTTCCTTCATAAGTTAGAGTGCCCGCGTCTCTCATTAACCCTcaatggtaagtttggtgtgtATTAAATATACTGAACAATGATACACCTTCATTCTTCCACCAGGAGCTTGTGTTGCTGGACCGTATCTTCAACCATTAGCGCAGGGTTAAAGGGTCAGTCGTGACGGCAGTGTGTGAGAATGTCACTGAAGtatctttttctcttctttggaATCACTGCAGCCTCTGTTGTTCTGGCTCAAGGTGGGTTTCTCAACAACAAGCTGAGTTTGCTGGCATTCAGAGTGGACACAAGGCCAGTTACAGCTGAAAAGTTTTACATTATAAAATAGAAAGCTGTGTAACGGAATACAAAATGTCAATGTACTAGTAAATTCGGTCAACATTAGTacaaaatcaaaggaaaagaaaacTTACATGGttaaacatgcttttttttcttcttaatgtGCATTTGAAtgatttccaaaatatttttagctattttgttttttggttcttGGCCCCAATTGAAATCTTTGAGATCCAGAGAGTAGGCCTATACATTTTGCTATAATCATAAGCTGCCATAGTCATATGGCATCGGTGCACCTACAGCACTTACTGGTTTTGGTGCGTTAAGTGACAGCTCAAATTATCCCACTTTGGGAGGATATTCAAaagaattaacaaaaaaaatggatcAATTCTAAAAGAAAATCTGATCATGTGTCATGCAGGAAGATGGAGAACAGATCACAATTAGAGCATTCCTTTTTATCATACATTTAAAAGAACTACAAAACATTACCAAtatctgtttcttttttaaagtttaaattggGCTTGAACGTAGTATTTTGTTTGCTCATACAGAAATACATCCAGATAACTATGAGTGGACCACGTGGTTCAACGTCGACCACCCTGGAGGTCGTGGAGACTATGAGCAGCTGGATGCCATCCGCTTCTATTACAGGGCCCGAGTTTGTGAGTCTCCACAAGCCATCGAAGCCCGAACAACTGATTGGATCCCAGCCAGAGAAACTGGAGAAAAGGTCCACGCTGACCCTACAGTGGGTTTCTGGTGTCTCAATGAGGAACAAGGTCCAAATGGCAATTGCTCCAACTATGCAGTCCGTTTCCTCTGTCCCAAAGGTTATGCTGTTCACAACCTTTTACAGTACATAcagattaaaaatgtttctgtaGCTCCAACAACAACAATTCAATATGTTGTtttcaaactgcattttcaAATAACAATTGTTGTCTTGTGCTCCATTAGATTCCACAGTGAACATTCAGGGAACCTGGGGTCCTTGGACAGACTGGAGCCCATGTCCAGCCCTCTGTGGTCAAGTTGGAGTGCAGCTTCGTTATCGCAGCTGCCAGTCTCACTCCATGCCTTGCAGTGGCTCTAAAGTCGAGAGAAAATCCTGTGATGGGCCCGAGTGCCCAGGCTCAGGTGAGAGTTGCTCAGCAGAATCAAACTGCAGCTCAGAAATGATCAAATATTGGATAAGCATCTAACCTTGGCCTTTGATTCATTCTAGTTTGTGGCCTGCAGTGTGTGATGGgaaaagtaaatgcagactgtgATGCCTGCATGTGTGAACAGCACATCCTGTTGGGCTCTGTACGCAGTGCTGGTGGTCTCACTGCTGAAGGAGCTGCCATCCTTAGATCAGACAAACTTCTCACCCTGACAGACCACAACGGACACTTCCGCGTCCCTGGCATCTGTCCTGATGGCAACACAACTCTGACAGTCAGCCTGCGGGGTCATGCCACCCTAAATGTCGTGGTACCCAGCAGCAATGAGCACACTTCTGTTCTGTCAGTTCAACTGAAAAGAGCCGGTACAGCAGACTCCTGTCATCACATTTAccgttttgtttttaaacctaTGCGTATCTagtgaagatttttttttaagataaagcAAAGTTTGTAGGTGAAaaggtttgcatttgtgtttataGACAAGCTTCATGTGTTGAGCAGCCCAATGAGCAAGGCCAAGAGAGAGGGACAAAGCACTGCATTCTGCTGCAAAGTGGCCGGAACCCCTCAGCCAGACACGTACCAATGGTAACGCTTAATAAGTCCACACTCCTCAAAGAAATAGAAGATTCATCCAATGTAGAGTAAAATTCATGTATCATCTGCTAAacgtttttttaaagtaattacttaaaatatttgttcggCATTGTGATACTTTATTCAAGGCTTTTTTCATCTACAGTAGTTTATTCTCCTTTTGCCAGGATCTCTCTCTTACCATCTCTGACCTTATTTCCTAAATGCTCTACTTTCCTCTGATGTACTTCAGTCAGTCCTGATAACTGCCAAGCTCCAGCTCAGCTTTCTGTTTCCTAAATAGGGACGGAAAGCTTTTTCTTCAGCTGACTGTTGCAAATCAGTACCTGCAATTCAGTAATTGAAATAGGATTCTAAAAAAAGCAAATCCATTCTGCAATCAGCTTTTAAATCAGTTTGACCATTTCAGAAAGATTATTTGGCTGGCTTTGATCTCATCTAGGCCAAACCAGTTTAATAAAATAGcatataataaacaaaatgattatttttgtcatagtttttgttgaataattttttaaagtgaaaataacTAGACTAAAAAATCTAtaccaaaatatatttatatttttgttgattaaaCAAAACTATCATTTTATCACATGGGACAAACTTATGAACATGTGGTCTTATGCATTGATCATATTAAATCGTGTAGTGTACAAACCATAATACCATCAGATATAAAGTTATTAAACAGTAAttcaatctttaaaaaaaaataaaatggataaactcttatcctgtatattttggtcaactatatctgtaataaatttagttgactaaaactttAATGTcaattagttgactaaaattagACTATAACttaaatagtcctgatgactagattttgactaaaactacattgtattttagtcaaaagaccaAAACTGATAATAATAACTAAGTGACAACAACTGCAACAATTTTCTCAGTTTGGTGCTCAAAATATTCCATGGTattacaaatgtattattttgcatcCTGTAAGCCAATAAACTGTTGTATAGTGCAATAATTGAGCTACATTAAGTCCCAGGATATCCATGTTTCATTTCGCTTCAGTTTTTTCTGCTCTTGTATGTAAACTTACAGGTTTCATAATAACAGTCTAATAGAAAAGCAGTCCGACAGCATGCTGGTCCTCAAAGATTTGCTTCCTGAGCATGCCGGCGAGTATTACTGCAAAGCAATGGGTCCAACGGGATCCATAAAGACCAACCCAGCTATTCTTAGAGTCATAGGTGTGTTCTCAGGACACATTAAAAGGAAACAGAAATGTAATACGTTTGTTTAGTTGTGTGATAAAACTCAATTAATGTCAATGTTTTTTAATCACAGGTCGAGATGAGCCCTCATGCAAGCCCACGCCTGAACCCCACCTCATTCGCCTTCCTCATGACTGTTACCAAAACAGCACAAACTCTTTCTACTATGATGTGGGCAAGTGCCCCTCAAGCACATGTGCAGGAAAGCTGGATAAGGGTATCAGGTGCAAAGACAAAGTGGCTTACTGTTGTGGTGTAGCACAGATGGAGAAGAAGGAGCTAACATGTCAAGGCTACCAATTGCCTGTCAAGGTGGTGACAGAGTGTGGCTGCCAGAAATGTGTAGACGCCAAGGCCATTGTTCATGGAAGGGCCATTGCTGCTGACAATGGTGAACCGATGAGGTTTGGCCACATCTTCATGAATGGAGTCCGAATCAGCCGCACAGGCTATAAAGGTACCTTTTCCATCCCGGTTCCTCCATACACAGAAAGGCTAGTGCTAACATTTGTGGACAACATGCAGAAGTTTATCAACACAACAAAGGTACTTCCCTTTAACACAAAAGGAGGTGCTGTGTACCATGAAATTaaacttttaagaaaaaaagctCCTGTGACTATCAGCTCTGCAGAAACCAACACTCTAGAGCTCGGAGAGGTTGAGGACCAGGAGGCAATGGTTCAAATTCAAATCCCCCCACAGTCCTTCTACAAGGAAAATGGAGAAGTATTTACAGGTAATGTCAATGCCAGTATTACATTTCTGGACCCCAGGGATGtctccacagctgctgcagctcaaAGCGATCTCAATTTTGTCGGCGATGAGGGCGACACCCTGCCACTGAGGACTTATGGAATGTTTTCAGTAGATTTTAGGGGTGAGGAGAACAATGAGCCCCTAAATGCAGGTGAAGTAAAAGTGTTCCTAGATGCTGCTCAGGTCACGATGACTGAGCACATTGACATGATGAAGCTGTGGTCACTGAACCCTGAGACAGGCCTGTGGGAAGAGGAGGGAAGCCTGcaggttgagaagaagaaaagggggaaaagagaagaaagaacCTTTCTAATAGGAAACATGGAAATCAGAGAGAGAAGGTTGTTCAATCTTGATGTCCCAGAGAGCCGCAGGTGCTACGTGAAAGTCAGAGCCTTCAGAGGAGAACGCTACTCAGCCACTGACCAGGTTGAAGGAGTTGTGGTGAGTCTTATAAATATGGAGCCCATTGCTGGCTACTCCTCTAATCCACGTGCCTGGGGTCGATTTGATAGTGCAGTGACAGGTCCCAATGGAGCCTGTCTACCAGCCTTCTGCGATGAACAAAAACCTGATGCTTACTCTGCACATGTTATGGCCAACCTTGGAGGAGAAGAACTTGAAGCTGTGCCTTCAGCTCCCAAACTCAATCCCAACCTGATTGGAGTACCTCAACCATACTTGAGTAAACTTAATTACAGGCGGTCAGACCATGAGGACCAAAGGATGAAGAAAACTTCATTTAGTATTAATGTGGCAAAACCAAGTCCTAACACAGCCGAGGAAGCCAACGGACCAGTGTACGCATTTGAGAACTTGAAAGAATGTGAAGATGCCTCTTTTAGTGCTGCACATTTCCGCTTTTCAAGAGTAGAAGGAGACCGCTATGATTACAACACAGTACCCTTCAATGAAGACGACCCTATGAGCTGGACAGAGGATTACCTGAGCTGGTGGCCTAAACCTATGGAGTATCGTGCATGCTAtattaaaatcaaaatcaacGGCCCCCATGAGATCAATGTGCGATCTCGC containing:
- the cilp gene encoding cartilage intermediate layer protein 1; this encodes MSLKYLFLFFGITAASVVLAQEIHPDNYEWTTWFNVDHPGGRGDYEQLDAIRFYYRARVCESPQAIEARTTDWIPARETGEKVHADPTVGFWCLNEEQGPNGNCSNYAVRFLCPKDSTVNIQGTWGPWTDWSPCPALCGQVGVQLRYRSCQSHSMPCSGSKVERKSCDGPECPGSVCGLQCVMGKVNADCDACMCEQHILLGSVRSAGGLTAEGAAILRSDKLLTLTDHNGHFRVPGICPDGNTTLTVSLRGHATLNVVVPSSNEHTSVLSVQLKRADKLHVLSSPMSKAKREGQSTAFCCKVAGTPQPDTYQWFHNNSLIEKQSDSMLVLKDLLPEHAGEYYCKAMGPTGSIKTNPAILRVIGRDEPSCKPTPEPHLIRLPHDCYQNSTNSFYYDVGKCPSSTCAGKLDKGIRCKDKVAYCCGVAQMEKKELTCQGYQLPVKVVTECGCQKCVDAKAIVHGRAIAADNGEPMRFGHIFMNGVRISRTGYKGTFSIPVPPYTERLVLTFVDNMQKFINTTKVLPFNTKGGAVYHEIKLLRKKAPVTISSAETNTLELGEVEDQEAMVQIQIPPQSFYKENGEVFTGNVNASITFLDPRDVSTAAAAQSDLNFVGDEGDTLPLRTYGMFSVDFRGEENNEPLNAGEVKVFLDAAQVTMTEHIDMMKLWSLNPETGLWEEEGSLQVEKKKRGKREERTFLIGNMEIRERRLFNLDVPESRRCYVKVRAFRGERYSATDQVEGVVVSLINMEPIAGYSSNPRAWGRFDSAVTGPNGACLPAFCDEQKPDAYSAHVMANLGGEELEAVPSAPKLNPNLIGVPQPYLSKLNYRRSDHEDQRMKKTSFSINVAKPSPNTAEEANGPVYAFENLKECEDASFSAAHFRFSRVEGDRYDYNTVPFNEDDPMSWTEDYLSWWPKPMEYRACYIKIKINGPHEINVRSRNMGGTHPKTVGQLYGLRDTRSIRDMDQSTISAVCLEFKCSGMLYDQERVDRTLVKVIPQGSCKRDHVNAMLQEYLVNHLPLAVNNDTNEFTMLAPLDPLGHNYGIYTVTDQDPRTAKEIALGRCFDGTSDGTSRVMKSNEGVALTFICGDHDATQPSVFQAVQGSQSQTLTSVVRGEERQNRRRQRANTSRNSKRRSTRNPEGKRTKTRN